The following coding sequences lie in one Vibrio sp. BS-M-Sm-2 genomic window:
- the tadF gene encoding tight adherence pilus pseudopilin TadF, producing the protein MILSNQGVYAKRSQQGSYTIELVFILVALWGVYLFAADLSYQLLVRAKLDRSSFALVNVIKERTRYFEADVLAGQNLPVTNAELEEMAKVASRMLNTPLDNVAIKIESLINKTNVAEFSTSKYRSLNCQTDSILDHADLTPVEKGVVYPLYRISLCEEESSWFKPFFNGGTSTTVKVGSSSIMPGR; encoded by the coding sequence ATGATTCTCAGTAATCAAGGTGTGTATGCGAAACGTAGTCAACAAGGCTCTTACACCATTGAGTTAGTTTTCATTCTTGTGGCCTTATGGGGCGTTTACCTGTTTGCTGCAGACCTGAGTTATCAGCTGCTCGTGCGTGCCAAGCTCGATCGATCCAGCTTTGCTTTGGTGAATGTCATTAAAGAGCGTACTCGCTACTTTGAAGCCGACGTGTTGGCAGGACAAAACCTACCCGTAACAAATGCAGAGTTAGAAGAGATGGCGAAAGTGGCAAGTCGAATGCTCAATACACCACTAGACAATGTGGCCATCAAGATAGAGTCACTGATCAATAAAACGAATGTCGCTGAATTCTCAACCAGCAAGTATCGAAGCTTAAATTGCCAAACCGATTCGATTCTAGATCATGCAGATTTGACGCCCGTAGAGAAGGGAGTCGTGTATCCATTGTACCGCATCAGTCTTTGTGAAGAGGAGAGCTCTTGGTTCAAACCCTTCTTCAACGGTGGTACGAGTACCACGGTCAAGGTTGGCTCATCTTCAATAATGCCAGGGAGATAG
- a CDS encoding TadE family protein has translation MKRLNKQKGVTAIEFVLGALVLFFATFAIFESSYQIYVVNMTEYSLRETIRNTKIYEGKGINEQYENKFRSLIEDDDNLWSFLIDSSRFSIAGQYFKTYDDFIANRGHSDQGLNFNYDLAEITVTYRYTPVIKLTGAADRNISRTMVLNLEHEGWEDDSQ, from the coding sequence ATGAAGCGTCTTAATAAGCAGAAGGGCGTGACGGCGATTGAGTTTGTACTAGGTGCGCTTGTTCTGTTTTTTGCCACCTTTGCGATCTTCGAATCGAGTTACCAAATTTACGTTGTGAACATGACCGAGTATTCGCTGAGAGAAACCATCAGGAACACCAAAATATATGAAGGCAAAGGGATCAACGAACAGTACGAGAATAAGTTTAGGTCGTTAATTGAAGACGATGACAATCTTTGGAGTTTCTTAATTGATAGCTCACGTTTTTCTATCGCAGGTCAGTACTTCAAAACCTATGACGATTTTATCGCGAACAGAGGACATTCAGATCAAGGCTTGAACTTCAATTACGACTTAGCCGAGATCACTGTGACCTACCGTTATACCCCAGTCATTAAATTGACCGGTGCCGCAGATAGAAATATTTCACGCACCATGGTTTTGAACTTAGAACACGAGGGGTGGGAAGATGATTCTCAGTAA
- a CDS encoding tetratricopeptide repeat protein has protein sequence MIGKRIGFILLTLSVLAGCQSAPSPQDQQLGDVTSMEKVNNYDGLISYYKAELEQGSEDPEVKEKLAWAYFYKGDIESADFYVQHLQKEGFENPNLYQLEGQVFDAKNDIESAISAYLASIDNGNRTGQIHVLLGVSYTKVGKYDEAQKELNQARLRGYDDVVVKNNIAMIQMANGEYQQAIQTLAPVLKEDPANKTVKANLAIALMKTQQIDSAKKLLKGDFSAEEIQSIAAELTQLGVNDEAS, from the coding sequence ATGATTGGAAAACGCATCGGTTTCATTTTGCTCACGTTGAGTGTGTTGGCGGGCTGTCAATCGGCCCCTTCACCACAAGACCAGCAGCTTGGCGACGTGACTAGCATGGAAAAAGTGAACAACTATGATGGCTTGATTAGCTATTACAAAGCTGAATTAGAGCAAGGCTCCGAAGACCCAGAAGTTAAAGAAAAATTGGCATGGGCTTATTTCTACAAAGGGGATATTGAATCGGCTGACTTTTATGTCCAACACTTGCAAAAAGAGGGGTTCGAAAATCCCAACTTGTACCAATTAGAAGGCCAAGTGTTTGATGCAAAAAATGACATTGAAAGTGCCATTTCTGCTTACTTAGCCTCTATCGATAACGGAAACAGAACAGGGCAAATTCACGTCTTGCTCGGTGTGTCTTACACCAAAGTTGGGAAATACGACGAAGCACAGAAAGAGCTCAACCAAGCTCGTTTACGCGGTTATGACGATGTCGTTGTTAAGAACAATATCGCAATGATTCAAATGGCCAATGGTGAGTATCAACAAGCGATTCAAACATTAGCCCCTGTGTTAAAAGAAGATCCTGCGAATAAAACCGTTAAAGCGAATCTGGCGATTGCCCTGATGAAAACCCAGCAAATCGATTCGGCAAAAAAGTTGCTTAAAGGCGACTTCTCTGCAGAAGAAATCCAGAGCATCGCTGCTGAATTAACTCAATTGGGAGTTAATGATGAAGCGTCTTAA
- a CDS encoding type II secretion system F family protein, with protein MMLLASLIVLFFSLLFLIVDSIRKEQRHKKVALYIGDDAVRAPSRVNRFFVRFGKEHRHELEQKMIEAGYYNTEWAKFYFPAKLLVLALVSGLVLLGDMTSTNKLVVVIFALIGVIVVPDTLLQMRRKMLISRTSAQLPYLLDMMSVCVQTGMTIEAALVYLGKELAEFDSDLCYQIKRTSDSAKIHGLEKALNDLSERIPTPPVRSFVLTIIQNLQYGTSVAHVLSDLAEDMRKVQILTVEEKVGKLSAKMSVPLILFIMFPIVILILAPSIMQMTLSI; from the coding sequence ATAGTCGACTCGATTCGCAAAGAGCAGCGACATAAGAAAGTTGCACTCTATATTGGCGATGATGCTGTTCGCGCACCTTCGCGTGTAAACCGCTTTTTTGTTCGTTTTGGTAAAGAACATCGACACGAACTCGAGCAAAAGATGATAGAGGCCGGCTATTACAACACTGAGTGGGCGAAATTCTATTTCCCTGCCAAGTTATTGGTATTGGCGTTGGTTTCTGGGTTGGTGCTGCTGGGTGACATGACATCAACTAACAAACTGGTCGTGGTTATTTTCGCGCTGATTGGTGTCATTGTCGTTCCAGATACCTTGTTGCAAATGCGACGTAAGATGTTGATCAGTAGAACCTCGGCTCAACTGCCGTATTTGCTCGACATGATGTCGGTTTGTGTTCAAACCGGTATGACGATTGAAGCGGCGCTAGTCTATTTGGGCAAAGAGTTAGCGGAATTTGATTCCGACCTTTGTTACCAGATTAAGCGCACCTCCGACTCTGCGAAAATTCACGGTCTAGAAAAGGCGCTCAATGACTTGAGTGAACGTATTCCGACGCCACCTGTTCGAAGCTTTGTATTGACCATCATTCAAAACCTGCAATACGGCACATCCGTGGCGCACGTGTTAAGTGATCTCGCAGAAGATATGCGAAAGGTCCAGATTCTTACGGTCGAGGAAAAGGTGGGTAAGCTCTCAGCGAAGATGAGCGTGCCTTTGATCCTCTTCATCATGTTCCCGATCGTTATCCTGATTCTCGCGCCGAGCATCATGCAAATGACATTGAGCATCTAG